Proteins encoded together in one Chitinophaga lutea window:
- a CDS encoding RNA polymerase sigma factor: MHALNGNTPTDHQLVEQVLRGDTRAFAVIIQHTEGLVAQIIFGMVRHAEDRKDLVQDVYLKAFKYLPGFRFQSKLSTWMARIAYNTCVNYLDKKQLLPLPEGSEAELPEDETATAALSRKQLHDILQAGIARLPPLYQTLITLFHQQECSYEEIGQITGLPEGTVKNYLFRARKALRDNLLLQYKKDAL; encoded by the coding sequence GTGCATGCTCTGAACGGAAATACGCCCACCGACCACCAGCTGGTGGAACAGGTCCTGCGCGGGGATACCCGCGCCTTTGCCGTCATTATCCAACATACCGAAGGCCTGGTGGCGCAGATCATTTTCGGGATGGTGCGGCATGCGGAAGACCGGAAAGACCTCGTGCAGGACGTCTACCTGAAGGCTTTCAAATACCTGCCCGGGTTCCGCTTCCAGTCGAAGTTATCGACCTGGATGGCGCGGATAGCGTATAACACCTGCGTCAATTACCTCGACAAAAAACAGTTGCTGCCCCTGCCCGAAGGTTCCGAAGCGGAGCTGCCGGAAGATGAAACCGCCACCGCCGCCCTTTCCCGCAAGCAGCTGCACGATATCCTGCAAGCCGGCATCGCGCGGCTGCCCCCTTTGTATCAAACCCTGATCACGCTTTTTCACCAGCAGGAATGCAGTTATGAGGAGATCGGGCAGATCACCGGGCTGCCGGAAGGCACCGTAAAGAACTACTTATTCAGGGCACGGAAGGCCCTTCGTGACAATTTATTGCTTCAGTATAAAAAGGATGCGTTATGA
- a CDS encoding cupin domain-containing protein: MTATHLTDAAIQEYAMGLAPQHAAHIDGCPACRAKAQMYREMVAGIQAQPAPVFDFDVSAAVLAHLPAPRRTALPRLLYVALTAILLVSGAALYIFRADVVAVFSGAASMMTWVMVTSLLTILIFQGLDLLKTYRKKMREMLQHSSPATV; this comes from the coding sequence ATGACCGCAACACACCTTACAGACGCCGCCATACAGGAATATGCGATGGGCCTGGCCCCGCAGCACGCGGCGCATATAGACGGCTGCCCCGCCTGCCGGGCGAAGGCGCAGATGTACCGGGAGATGGTAGCCGGCATCCAGGCACAGCCCGCGCCGGTATTTGATTTCGATGTGAGCGCCGCGGTACTGGCCCATTTGCCCGCTCCCCGGCGCACGGCCCTCCCCCGGCTGCTATACGTGGCTTTGACGGCGATACTGCTGGTTAGTGGGGCGGCGCTGTATATCTTCCGGGCGGATGTGGTGGCCGTGTTCAGCGGCGCGGCCTCGATGATGACATGGGTGATGGTGACGTCGCTGTTGACCATCCTCATTTTCCAGGGGCTCGACCTCCTGAAAACGTACCGGAAAAAAATGCGCGAAATGCTGCAACATTCATCACCCGCAACTGTCTAA
- a CDS encoding C1 family peptidase, which yields MNTSLLLAAAGWLAVSITTGCRQQQAKAEDHPPSQYRFTPVSDIPTTPVADQQRSGTCWCFSTSSFLETEIMRITGEATDLSEMYFVRCAYLDKTANYIMRQGAARFSEGGLNHDPVLSAAVAGMMPQSAYTGLTGTDSVYDHRQLFQTLEERVKAYAERKAGPAAHWKTDIPAILDQYLGPVPAEFTYKGKTYTPQSFAAATQLKLSDYVTITSFTHVPFYQRFILNIPANHMNESFYNLPLEEYIANIDHALANGYSLALDTDASEKGFSIREGIAVVAADTADEKRILTEPAPEKIITQQYRQEEFENFNTTDDHNMHITGKVQDQTGKVYYKVKNSWGTRSGKNGYFYVSIPYMQLKSISVLLHKDGLTAATKSRLNL from the coding sequence ATGAACACCTCGCTCCTTTTAGCGGCGGCCGGCTGGCTGGCCGTCAGCATCACCACCGGTTGCCGGCAGCAGCAGGCAAAGGCGGAAGACCATCCCCCGAGCCAATACCGGTTCACCCCGGTATCCGACATCCCTACCACCCCGGTGGCCGATCAGCAGCGCTCCGGCACCTGCTGGTGTTTTTCCACTTCCTCCTTTCTTGAAACGGAGATCATGCGTATCACCGGCGAGGCAACCGACCTGTCTGAAATGTATTTCGTGCGTTGCGCGTACCTCGACAAAACCGCCAACTACATCATGCGGCAGGGGGCGGCCCGTTTCTCCGAAGGCGGCCTCAACCACGACCCGGTGCTCAGCGCCGCCGTGGCCGGCATGATGCCGCAAAGCGCCTATACCGGCTTAACGGGAACCGATTCCGTCTATGACCACCGGCAGTTATTCCAGACCCTCGAAGAGCGGGTGAAAGCCTATGCAGAACGGAAAGCCGGCCCGGCCGCCCACTGGAAAACAGACATCCCGGCCATCCTCGACCAATACCTCGGCCCCGTGCCCGCTGAATTTACCTACAAAGGGAAAACGTATACCCCCCAAAGTTTTGCCGCGGCCACACAACTGAAATTATCCGATTACGTCACCATCACTTCCTTCACCCACGTTCCATTTTATCAACGTTTCATCCTGAACATCCCGGCCAATCACATGAACGAAAGTTTTTACAACCTGCCGCTGGAGGAATACATCGCCAATATCGACCATGCGCTGGCGAACGGGTATTCCCTCGCGCTCGATACGGACGCCAGCGAAAAAGGGTTTTCGATCAGGGAGGGCATTGCGGTGGTAGCCGCCGATACAGCAGATGAAAAGCGGATACTGACGGAACCGGCGCCAGAAAAAATCATCACGCAGCAATACCGGCAGGAAGAGTTCGAGAACTTCAACACTACCGACGATCACAACATGCACATCACCGGAAAGGTGCAGGATCAGACAGGCAAAGTGTATTATAAGGTAAAAAATTCCTGGGGCACGCGGAGTGGGAAGAATGGATATTTTTACGTCAGCATTCCTTACATGCAGCTGAAATCCATTTCGGTGCTGCTGCACAAAGATGGATTGACAGCCGCCACCAAAAGCCGTTTAAATCTCTGA
- a CDS encoding SGNH/GDSL hydrolase family protein yields MNRLLLFALLWCLPARAQVAGPAVYLADVKAELLKQWPKNRTINLVFHGHSVPSGYFKTPDVRTLEAYPYRVLEGVKTIYPYAVVNSITTSIGGENSEQGAERFGQDVLPHRPDVLFIDYALNDRAIGLERSKAAMEQMIQKALQKNIKVILLTPSPDLGVNILQPGNVLQQHADQLKALAEKYRIGLADSYGLFKAAAGKGSDLKTLMSQSNHPNKAGHALIAEGVLPYFR; encoded by the coding sequence ATGAACAGATTATTGCTCTTTGCACTGCTCTGGTGCCTGCCCGCCCGCGCGCAGGTGGCCGGCCCCGCCGTATACCTGGCGGACGTAAAAGCGGAGTTGCTGAAACAGTGGCCGAAGAACCGCACCATCAACCTGGTATTCCACGGCCACTCCGTACCGAGCGGTTATTTTAAAACACCCGATGTCAGAACGCTGGAAGCTTACCCTTACCGGGTGCTGGAAGGGGTGAAAACGATATACCCCTATGCCGTGGTCAATTCGATCACTACTTCCATTGGTGGAGAAAATTCGGAGCAGGGCGCTGAAAGATTCGGGCAGGATGTGCTGCCGCACCGGCCGGACGTGCTGTTCATCGACTACGCCCTCAACGACAGGGCCATCGGCCTGGAACGTTCGAAAGCGGCGATGGAACAAATGATCCAAAAGGCCCTGCAAAAGAATATCAAAGTGATCCTCCTGACGCCCTCACCGGACCTGGGCGTGAACATCCTGCAACCCGGTAACGTGCTGCAACAGCACGCCGATCAGCTGAAGGCGCTGGCGGAAAAATACCGCATCGGGCTGGCGGACAGTTATGGTTTGTTCAAAGCGGCGGCGGGGAAAGGGAGCGATCTCAAAACGCTGATGTCGCAAAGCAACCATCCCAATAAAGCGGGGCATGCCCTGATCGCCGAAGGCGTGTTGCCGTATTTCAGGTAA
- a CDS encoding RagB/SusD family nutrient uptake outer membrane protein, which produces MKLSQFILGCALLLSAAACKKGYLDREIPVNYSEDEVFVNYERMSKAGYGVYTFLFNRFGFHRIDNAMLASASDEADHADVNSSIHRYNMGTWNAASNPEDCWAYFYQGIRRANLFLQNSTDYKNIIFRDTLDPANKSKYEYNVRDIEWLRAEVRFLRAFYHFELVKRYGGVPVMEKATADLGELKAMTRKSFDESVEYIAGECDAVLPLLKETWVNYEAEKWRGRVNRGAALALKARLLLYAASPLHNPSNDVAKWRRAAQAAHDVIALNRYSLHTSYKDLFRLGNGADGNAEVIFAQHGWSRNDFEIYNYPVGYDQGGRGSTSPSQNLVDAYEMKATGMAIGEPGSGYNPANPYAGRDPRLGLSILTNAVTFKNRPLEIWTGGLDGLGKPKATTTGYYLRKFIDEGLNLAQNQTSMHTWILFRYAEVLLNYAEAMNEAYGPEATGGFTLTAKKAVDMVRARTGIQMPPLPPGLSKDEMRQRIRNERRVELAFEEHRFFDVRRWKIAMQTENMPVMAMKITRNADNSFSYQVIRAEDRVFTERMYLYPIPEVEVLKSEGKITQNSGW; this is translated from the coding sequence ATGAAACTGTCTCAATTCATACTAGGATGTGCGCTGCTGCTTTCCGCGGCCGCCTGTAAGAAGGGGTACCTCGACCGGGAGATTCCCGTCAATTACAGCGAAGACGAGGTGTTCGTCAACTACGAGCGCATGAGCAAGGCCGGCTACGGGGTGTACACGTTTCTGTTCAACCGTTTCGGTTTCCACCGCATCGACAATGCCATGCTCGCCTCCGCCAGCGATGAGGCCGATCATGCAGACGTGAACTCCTCCATCCACCGGTACAACATGGGCACCTGGAACGCTGCTTCCAACCCGGAAGACTGCTGGGCCTATTTCTACCAGGGCATCCGCAGGGCGAACCTGTTCCTGCAGAACTCCACCGATTACAAAAACATCATTTTCCGCGATACGCTCGACCCTGCCAACAAAAGCAAGTACGAGTACAACGTGCGCGACATCGAATGGCTGCGGGCCGAAGTGCGGTTCCTCCGCGCGTTTTATCACTTCGAACTGGTGAAGCGCTACGGCGGCGTGCCGGTGATGGAAAAAGCCACCGCCGACCTCGGTGAACTGAAAGCCATGACGCGTAAGAGTTTCGATGAGAGCGTGGAGTATATCGCGGGTGAGTGCGACGCCGTGCTGCCGCTGCTGAAAGAAACCTGGGTGAATTACGAAGCCGAGAAATGGCGCGGCCGCGTGAACCGTGGCGCGGCGCTGGCTTTGAAGGCCCGCCTGCTGCTCTATGCCGCCAGCCCGCTGCACAACCCTTCCAACGACGTGGCCAAATGGCGCAGGGCCGCGCAGGCGGCGCATGACGTGATTGCGCTCAACCGCTATTCGCTGCATACCAGCTATAAAGATCTGTTCAGGCTCGGCAACGGCGCAGACGGCAATGCGGAAGTGATCTTCGCGCAGCACGGCTGGTCGAGGAACGATTTCGAGATTTACAATTATCCCGTCGGGTACGACCAGGGTGGGAGAGGCAGCACCAGCCCTTCCCAGAACCTCGTAGACGCCTATGAAATGAAAGCCACCGGCATGGCCATCGGCGAGCCCGGCTCGGGCTACAATCCCGCCAATCCATACGCAGGCCGCGATCCCAGGCTGGGCCTGTCGATACTCACCAATGCCGTTACCTTCAAAAACCGGCCGCTGGAAATATGGACGGGCGGCTTGGATGGCCTGGGCAAACCCAAAGCCACCACCACCGGGTATTATCTCCGCAAGTTCATCGACGAAGGGCTGAACCTGGCGCAGAACCAGACCAGCATGCACACCTGGATCCTGTTCCGGTATGCCGAAGTGCTGCTCAATTACGCCGAGGCCATGAACGAAGCCTACGGCCCCGAAGCGACGGGCGGCTTTACGCTCACGGCCAAAAAGGCGGTAGACATGGTGCGCGCCCGCACCGGCATCCAGATGCCGCCGTTGCCGCCCGGCCTGTCGAAAGACGAAATGCGCCAGCGCATCCGCAACGAACGCCGGGTGGAGCTCGCCTTCGAGGAACATCGCTTCTTCGACGTGCGCCGCTGGAAAATAGCCATGCAAACGGAAAACATGCCGGTGATGGCGATGAAGATCACCCGCAACGCGGACAACTCTTTCAGTTACCAGGTGATCAGGGCGGAAGACCGCGTTTTTACCGAGCGCATGTATCTATACCCGATTCCCGAGGTGGAAGTGTTGAAAAGCGAAGGCAAGATCACGCAGAATAGCGGATGGTAA